One genomic segment of Rhizobium viscosum includes these proteins:
- a CDS encoding DMT family transporter: MAIHVLAVHGDSVGTERAAGGSLAGAYSVGVLCWLLSAGVYIAAKWVSTEMPPWALCFWRVLIAFAILLPIVQRHFSEMLALVRARGLELLFIGGMGLAICQGMIFVGLEHADATTAGIIIALIPIITMILARLMLSEPMGTWQVVGSILAFLGILLIIVKGSPDALLRLDFNPGELWIVAGAFCFSLYTVLLRRAKFDLNRLALLVLLLGAAALTALPFYLYELTADERTTLNTSGLIALAYVAIPGGALMYYLFNRSIEALGAARAGVLLYVQTIFIAVLAYLILGERLQRYHLEGAALIIAGLLLIILLKPKEKAAGT; this comes from the coding sequence ATGGCGATACATGTCTTGGCAGTCCATGGTGATAGTGTCGGGACGGAACGGGCGGCGGGCGGCTCGCTTGCAGGCGCCTATTCCGTGGGCGTTCTCTGCTGGCTCCTCTCAGCCGGCGTCTATATCGCCGCCAAATGGGTCTCCACCGAAATGCCGCCCTGGGCGCTCTGCTTCTGGCGCGTGCTGATCGCCTTTGCGATCCTGCTGCCGATCGTCCAACGCCATTTTTCAGAGATGCTCGCGCTGGTGCGGGCGCGCGGCCTGGAATTGCTTTTCATCGGCGGCATGGGGCTTGCCATCTGCCAGGGCATGATCTTCGTCGGCCTCGAACATGCCGATGCCACCACCGCCGGCATTATCATCGCACTGATCCCGATCATCACCATGATCCTTGCCCGCCTGATGCTGTCAGAGCCGATGGGAACCTGGCAGGTGGTCGGCTCCATCCTTGCCTTCCTCGGCATCCTCCTCATCATCGTCAAGGGCAGCCCCGATGCGCTGCTGCGCCTCGACTTCAATCCCGGCGAACTCTGGATCGTCGCCGGCGCCTTCTGCTTCAGCCTGTATACGGTGCTGCTGCGGCGCGCGAAATTCGACCTGAACCGCCTTGCCCTGCTCGTCCTGCTGCTCGGCGCTGCGGCGCTGACAGCCCTGCCCTTCTACCTTTACGAGCTCACCGCCGACGAACGCACGACGCTGAATACGAGCGGTCTCATCGCGCTTGCCTATGTCGCAATCCCCGGCGGCGCGCTCATGTATTATCTCTTCAACCGGAGTATCGAGGCACTGGGTGCCGCCCGCGCCGGCGTACTCCTCTACGTCCAGACGATCTTCATCGCCGTGCTCGCCTATCTGATCCTGGGCGAACGGCTGCAGCGCTATCACCTCGAGGGTGCTGCGCTGATCATTGCCGGGCTGCTGTTGATCATTCTGCTGAAACCGAAGGAGAAGGCGGCCGGAACCTAA
- a CDS encoding aldo/keto reductase encodes MQYRPLGRTGIKVSPYCLGAMMFGAIGNADHDDSIRIIHKALDTGINFIDTADMYSHGESEEIVGKALKGRRDNVVVATKCFIPMGQDPNQQGSSRRWIYRAVEDSLRRLQTDYIDLFQMHRPAPDTDVEETLSALTDLMRAGKIRAIGSSTFPASEIIEAQWVAEKRGLARFRTEQPPYSILHRGIEREVLPALERYGMGALVWSPLAMGMLTGRYRRGAAQPDSSRVAYFPKQMSNENSLDAVEQLIPLAEGAGISLTHMAIAFVIAHPGVTSAILGPRTMEQLDDLLAGAQVRLSDEILDAIDAIVPPGTETGPLEANYKTPAIQTASLRRRPPAERAAG; translated from the coding sequence ATGCAATACCGTCCCCTTGGCCGCACCGGCATCAAGGTCAGCCCCTATTGTCTTGGCGCCATGATGTTCGGCGCCATCGGCAATGCCGATCATGACGATTCCATCCGCATCATCCACAAGGCGCTCGATACCGGCATCAACTTCATCGATACCGCCGACATGTACAGCCACGGCGAATCCGAGGAGATCGTCGGCAAGGCGCTGAAGGGCCGGCGCGACAATGTCGTGGTCGCCACCAAATGCTTCATCCCGATGGGCCAGGACCCGAACCAGCAGGGCAGCTCGCGCCGCTGGATCTACCGCGCCGTCGAAGATTCGCTGCGCCGCCTGCAGACCGATTATATCGACCTCTTCCAGATGCACCGCCCTGCCCCCGACACCGATGTCGAGGAAACGCTCTCGGCGCTGACCGACCTGATGCGCGCAGGCAAGATCCGCGCCATCGGCTCCTCCACCTTCCCCGCCTCCGAGATCATCGAGGCGCAATGGGTCGCGGAAAAGCGCGGGCTGGCTCGCTTCCGCACTGAGCAGCCGCCCTACTCCATCCTGCATCGCGGCATCGAGCGCGAAGTCCTGCCGGCGCTCGAACGCTATGGCATGGGTGCGCTCGTCTGGAGCCCGCTCGCCATGGGCATGCTGACCGGCCGTTACCGCCGGGGTGCGGCCCAACCCGACAGCAGCCGCGTTGCCTATTTCCCCAAGCAGATGTCGAACGAGAACAGCCTCGATGCCGTCGAGCAGCTCATTCCGCTCGCTGAAGGTGCCGGCATCTCGCTCACCCACATGGCGATTGCCTTCGTCATCGCCCATCCGGGTGTCACGTCGGCGATCCTCGGGCCGCGCACCATGGAACAGCTCGATGATCTCCTGGCCGGCGCGCAAGTGCGTCTGAGCGACGAAATCCTCGATGCCATCGACGCCATCGTACCACCGGGCACCGAAACCGGCCCGCTGGAAGCCAATTATAAGACCCCGGCGATCCAGACCGCGAGCCTGCGGCGCCGTCCGCCCGCCGAACGCGCCGCCGGCTGA
- a CDS encoding TetR/AcrR family transcriptional regulator, with the protein MTDGTDSPDEAREADGGHERPVRADARRNLDSLLKAALDVFATSGVDAPVREIADKAGVGVGTLYRHFPQRSDLIKAVVRNEMDACADAAVTLAAEHEPGEALSRWMLRFTDFIMAKRGLAAALHSGDPAYQALPAYFDERMIPALQGLLDGAVAAGAARGDIEASELLRAGAQLSNLGQGDDPAATRRMIALLVDGMRYGAEVKG; encoded by the coding sequence GTGACTGACGGGACGGACAGTCCGGACGAGGCGCGTGAGGCTGATGGCGGCCATGAAAGGCCTGTAAGAGCGGATGCGCGGCGCAACCTGGATTCGCTGCTGAAAGCCGCCTTGGATGTATTTGCCACCTCCGGCGTGGATGCTCCGGTGCGCGAGATCGCCGACAAGGCAGGGGTGGGCGTCGGCACGCTCTACCGCCATTTTCCGCAGCGTTCGGATCTCATCAAGGCGGTCGTGCGCAACGAAATGGATGCCTGCGCCGATGCCGCCGTGACGCTTGCCGCCGAACACGAGCCGGGAGAGGCGTTGTCACGCTGGATGCTGCGCTTTACGGATTTCATCATGGCCAAGCGCGGCCTTGCCGCGGCACTCCATTCCGGCGACCCGGCCTATCAGGCGCTGCCGGCCTATTTCGACGAGCGCATGATCCCGGCTTTGCAGGGCCTGCTGGATGGGGCCGTTGCCGCCGGAGCAGCACGCGGCGATATCGAGGCGAGCGAACTCCTGCGCGCCGGCGCGCAGCTTTCCAATCTCGGGCAGGGGGATGATCCGGCGGCGACGCGGCGGATGATTGCGCTTCTTGTGGATGGGATGCGTTATGGGGCTGAGGTGAAAGGATGA
- a CDS encoding zinc ABC transporter substrate-binding protein, whose amino-acid sequence MKLAMGLTLAIPALLFAGSLQAADAPVVVTSIKPVHSLVSAIMEGVGKPELIVDGAASPHTYNLKPSNARALQDAKVIFWVGPGLEAFLEKPLQSLGSDAIVARLDDAPGLVKLPFREGGAFEAHDDGDEHESAEAGHDHAHEEAEGDHEHEHGAFDTHLWLDPMNAKAMAAEITTTLVAADPANALTYEANAKALDDKLDALDKEIAATVSTVKDKPFIVFHDAYQYFEHRYHIRVAGSITVSPETIPGAERVSEIHKKVGDLGATCVFAEPQFEPRLVNVVIEGTKAKSGVLDPEAATLPAGPDLYFTLMRGIADSMRNCLASA is encoded by the coding sequence ATGAAACTGGCGATGGGCCTTACCCTCGCAATCCCGGCCTTACTCTTCGCCGGGTCCCTTCAGGCGGCCGATGCGCCCGTCGTCGTCACCTCGATCAAGCCGGTCCATTCGCTCGTATCGGCCATCATGGAAGGCGTCGGCAAGCCGGAACTGATCGTTGATGGCGCTGCCTCCCCGCATACCTATAATCTCAAACCTTCCAATGCCCGCGCTTTGCAGGATGCCAAGGTGATCTTCTGGGTCGGCCCCGGCCTCGAAGCCTTCCTCGAAAAGCCGCTGCAATCGCTGGGTTCCGACGCGATCGTCGCCCGACTCGACGACGCGCCGGGCCTTGTGAAGCTTCCGTTCCGCGAAGGCGGGGCGTTCGAGGCTCATGACGACGGCGACGAACATGAAAGCGCCGAGGCCGGTCACGATCATGCTCATGAAGAGGCAGAAGGCGACCATGAGCATGAGCACGGCGCCTTCGACACCCATCTCTGGCTCGACCCGATGAATGCCAAAGCCATGGCCGCCGAGATCACCACCACGCTGGTCGCCGCCGATCCCGCCAATGCACTGACCTACGAGGCCAATGCCAAGGCGCTGGATGACAAACTCGATGCGCTCGACAAGGAAATCGCCGCGACAGTATCAACGGTGAAAGACAAGCCCTTCATCGTCTTCCACGATGCCTATCAATATTTCGAGCATCGCTACCATATCCGCGTCGCCGGCTCGATCACCGTCAGCCCGGAAACCATTCCGGGGGCCGAGCGCGTTTCGGAGATCCATAAAAAGGTCGGCGATCTTGGCGCCACCTGCGTCTTCGCCGAACCTCAGTTCGAGCCGCGCCTCGTCAATGTCGTAATCGAGGGCACGAAGGCGAAATCAGGCGTACTGGACCCCGAAGCTGCCACCCTGCCCGCCGGCCCCGATCTCTATTTCACCCTCATGCGCGGCATCGCCGACAGCATGAGGAATTGCCTTGCCAGCGCATGA
- the znuB gene encoding zinc ABC transporter permease subunit ZnuB — MLDDFFVRAILAGVGLALTTGPLGCFIIWRRMAYFGDTIAHSALLGVALSLLFELNLTLAVFVVAAVVSILLLFLQKRQALSADALLGILSHATLAIGLVMVAFMTWVRIDLIAFLFGDILAVSTTDIALIWGGGIFVLAAIAWLWRPLLAATVNPELAEAEGLQPERARLFFMLLMAVVIAIAMKIVGIMLITSLLIIPAATARRFSSTPELMAVLASLIGAVAVVGGLFGSLTYDTPSGPSIVVAALILFILSLLPAWRGRRDLQGQGS; from the coding sequence ATGCTTGACGATTTCTTCGTGCGCGCCATTCTCGCCGGTGTCGGCCTGGCGCTGACGACAGGGCCGCTCGGCTGCTTCATCATCTGGCGGCGCATGGCCTATTTCGGTGATACGATCGCCCATTCGGCGCTGCTCGGGGTCGCACTCTCGCTGCTCTTCGAGCTCAACCTGACGCTTGCCGTCTTCGTCGTTGCCGCTGTCGTTTCGATCCTGCTGCTCTTCCTGCAGAAGCGCCAGGCGCTCTCGGCCGATGCGCTGCTCGGCATTCTCTCGCATGCCACTCTTGCCATCGGCCTCGTCATGGTCGCCTTCATGACCTGGGTGCGCATTGATCTCATCGCCTTCCTGTTTGGCGATATTCTGGCGGTTTCGACCACTGACATCGCGCTGATCTGGGGCGGTGGTATCTTCGTGCTGGCGGCCATCGCCTGGCTGTGGCGGCCGCTGCTCGCGGCCACCGTCAATCCGGAACTGGCGGAGGCCGAAGGCCTGCAGCCGGAGCGGGCGCGGTTGTTCTTCATGCTGTTGATGGCCGTCGTCATCGCCATTGCCATGAAGATCGTCGGCATCATGCTGATCACCTCGCTCTTGATCATTCCGGCGGCGACGGCGCGGCGCTTTTCCTCGACGCCGGAACTGATGGCGGTGCTTGCTTCGCTGATCGGCGCGGTCGCCGTCGTCGGCGGGCTCTTCGGCTCGCTGACCTATGACACGCCGTCCGGCCCGTCGATCGTGGTCGCGGCCCTCATTCTCTTCATTCTGAGCCTGCTTCCCGCCTGGCGCGGGCGCAGGGACCTGCAAGGACAAGGCTCATGA
- a CDS encoding gamma-glutamylcyclotransferase, with protein sequence MTINNKRSEAVACCGEEILSRELLLSGTFADLIAGEAPTLRLLSEEERQASLASMLAARPDGDVWIFAYGSLIWNPIILSVESRKARIEGWRRSFCLATVSGRGSPENPGLVLGLDAGGACDGVALRLEEDDVVHELELLWRREMVAEAYIPRWVDLLDEEGARFGSGIAFTMNPQANTYAGGLSREATVQRLATAAGSIGSSADYLFRTRDGLRALDMWDELLEELAVEVEEAQRRLQPLPDEEFRSDAAPKTPLG encoded by the coding sequence ATGACGATCAACAATAAACGCTCAGAAGCAGTCGCCTGCTGCGGTGAGGAAATCCTGTCGCGCGAGCTGCTGCTCAGCGGCACTTTTGCTGACCTGATTGCCGGGGAGGCGCCGACGCTCAGGCTTTTGAGCGAGGAGGAACGGCAGGCATCGCTCGCATCGATGCTTGCTGCGCGTCCGGATGGCGATGTCTGGATTTTCGCCTATGGCTCGCTGATCTGGAATCCGATCATTCTGAGCGTCGAAAGCCGGAAAGCCCGCATCGAGGGCTGGCGCCGGTCCTTCTGCCTTGCCACCGTATCCGGGCGCGGGTCGCCCGAAAATCCGGGCCTTGTGCTCGGGCTGGATGCGGGCGGTGCCTGCGACGGCGTGGCTTTGCGTCTGGAAGAAGACGATGTCGTGCACGAACTCGAGCTGCTATGGCGGCGGGAGATGGTGGCCGAGGCCTATATTCCGCGCTGGGTCGATCTGCTTGACGAAGAGGGCGCCCGTTTTGGAAGCGGCATCGCTTTCACCATGAACCCGCAGGCAAACACCTATGCCGGCGGACTTTCCAGGGAAGCGACCGTTCAGCGGCTTGCCACGGCCGCAGGCAGCATCGGCAGCTCGGCCGACTATCTGTTCCGCACGCGTGACGGGCTGCGGGCGCTCGATATGTGGGACGAGCTTCTGGAAGAGCTCGCCGTCGAGGTGGAAGAGGCGCAACGCAGGCTGCAACCATTGCCTGACGAGGAATTTCGTTCCGACGCTGCGCCGAAGACCCCGCTGGGATAG
- a CDS encoding Fur family transcriptional regulator has translation MNAPQLTRNQSLVFDVLEKAEGPLSAYTILDKLRDQGFRAPLQVYRALEKLLEYGVVHRLESINSFVACAHPGEDCHSHGIVAFAICESCGQVIEFHDHEVDHRLMGWVRSQKFKPAKTTIEIRGTCEACAA, from the coding sequence ATGAACGCACCTCAGCTCACCCGCAACCAGTCACTCGTCTTCGACGTGCTCGAAAAGGCCGAGGGGCCGCTCAGCGCCTATACGATCCTCGACAAGCTGCGCGACCAGGGTTTTCGTGCGCCGCTGCAGGTCTACCGCGCGCTGGAAAAGCTGCTCGAATATGGTGTCGTGCACCGGCTCGAAAGCATCAATTCCTTCGTCGCCTGCGCTCATCCGGGCGAAGACTGCCACAGCCACGGTATCGTCGCCTTCGCGATCTGCGAAAGCTGCGGCCAGGTGATCGAATTCCACGACCATGAGGTGGATCACCGGCTGATGGGCTGGGTGCGAAGCCAGAAATTCAAGCCGGCGAAGACGACGATCGAAATCCGCGGCACCTGCGAGGCTTGTGCTGCGTGA
- a CDS encoding phosphotransferase family protein, whose product MSEIGRLLGAGKEAEVFEHGTLALKLYRPGRPKAPAFREAANLAIAEKLSLPAPRVHVVGDYHGRWGLLMDRVTGTSLADEMTPEPPLSAIKEMAALHQRLHREPGTGLPSLKTRLSANIESAEVMTPDLRDRLLLTLAALPDGDNVCHGDFHPWNIMGSGSDAMIVDWLDACSGNPAADVCRTYLLMRRALPAMAEAYVVTYAKAAELSPDEVFAWLPVIAAARLAENVPEENEDLLHLASLAPANL is encoded by the coding sequence ATGAGCGAAATCGGCCGTCTGCTCGGCGCCGGCAAGGAAGCAGAAGTCTTTGAGCATGGCACGCTGGCGCTGAAACTCTACAGGCCCGGCCGCCCGAAAGCCCCGGCCTTCCGCGAGGCCGCCAATCTGGCGATCGCGGAAAAGCTTTCGCTGCCTGCGCCCAGGGTCCACGTCGTCGGCGATTATCACGGTCGCTGGGGTCTGCTGATGGATCGCGTGACCGGCACGAGCCTTGCCGATGAGATGACGCCGGAGCCGCCACTGTCAGCTATCAAGGAGATGGCAGCACTCCACCAGCGCCTGCACCGCGAGCCCGGCACCGGCCTCCCCTCGTTGAAGACAAGACTGTCGGCCAATATCGAGAGCGCCGAAGTCATGACACCAGACCTGCGCGACCGGCTGCTTCTGACACTTGCCGCGCTGCCGGATGGCGACAATGTCTGCCACGGTGACTTCCATCCTTGGAATATCATGGGCTCCGGCAGCGACGCCATGATCGTCGACTGGCTGGACGCCTGCAGCGGCAATCCGGCCGCCGACGTCTGCCGCACCTATCTCCTGATGCGCCGCGCACTTCCGGCAATGGCCGAAGCCTATGTCGTCACCTATGCGAAGGCGGCCGAATTGAGCCCGGACGAGGTTTTTGCCTGGCTGCCGGTGATCGCCGCCGCCCGTCTTGCCGAGAACGTGCCTGAGGAGAACGAGGACCTGCTGCATCTCGCATCTCTGGCCCCCGCGAACCTCTAG
- a CDS encoding ATP-binding cassette domain-containing protein, whose translation MLSPGNTLAGMKAEPLVSLENVGIRRGGRWLVRGVDFSVSRGEIVTLIGPNGSGKSTSAKTAIGVLKPDEGKVTRIAGLKVGYVPQKLAVDWTLPLSVRRLMTLTGPLPEADIMAALEAAGMAHMLDAQVQHLSGGEFQRALMARAIARKPDLLVLDEPVQGVDFAGEIALYELIKSIRNTTGCGILLISHDLHVVMAETDTVICLNGHVCCRGTPQAVSQSPEYVRLFGSRAAPTLAVYSHHHDHTHLPDGRVLHEDGSVTDHCYPEDGHHHDHGHDHAHSHDHADAHAHAHAEGDHPHGHAHAEAHAHTHSQSGAKNGENRHA comes from the coding sequence ATGCTCTCTCCCGGAAATACTCTTGCTGGTATGAAGGCCGAACCGCTGGTTTCGCTTGAGAATGTCGGCATTCGCCGCGGCGGCCGCTGGCTGGTGCGCGGTGTGGATTTCTCCGTTTCGCGCGGCGAGATCGTCACGCTGATCGGCCCGAACGGCTCCGGCAAATCGACGAGCGCCAAGACTGCGATCGGCGTCTTGAAGCCGGATGAGGGCAAGGTGACGCGTATCGCCGGCCTCAAGGTCGGCTATGTGCCGCAGAAGCTCGCTGTCGACTGGACGTTGCCGCTTTCCGTGCGCCGGTTGATGACGCTGACCGGGCCACTGCCCGAGGCCGATATCATGGCCGCGCTCGAAGCCGCCGGCATGGCGCATATGCTGGATGCGCAGGTGCAGCATCTCTCCGGCGGCGAATTCCAGCGGGCGCTGATGGCGCGCGCCATTGCCCGCAAGCCCGATCTTCTTGTTCTCGACGAGCCGGTGCAGGGTGTCGATTTTGCCGGCGAGATCGCCCTTTATGAGCTTATCAAGTCGATCCGCAATACGACCGGTTGCGGCATCCTGCTGATCTCGCACGATCTCCATGTGGTCATGGCCGAGACAGATACCGTCATCTGCCTCAACGGCCATGTCTGCTGCCGCGGCACGCCGCAGGCGGTGAGCCAGAGCCCGGAATATGTGCGCCTCTTCGGCAGCCGGGCGGCGCCGACGCTTGCCGTCTACAGCCACCATCACGACCATACGCACCTGCCCGACGGGCGCGTGCTGCATGAGGACGGTTCGGTGACGGATCATTGCTATCCCGAGGATGGGCATCACCATGATCACGGGCATGATCATGCGCATTCGCACGATCACGCAGACGCTCACGCTCATGCTCACGCAGAAGGGGATCATCCCCACGGGCATGCGCATGCCGAGGCTCACGCACATACCCATTCGCAGAGCGGGGCCAAGAACGGGGAGAACCGTCATGCTTGA
- the zigA gene encoding zinc metallochaperone GTPase ZigA, which translates to MDKRLPVTVLSGFLGAGKTTLLNHVLSNREGMRVAVIVNDMSEVNIDAALVRDGGANLSRTEEQLVEMTNGCICCTLRDDLLKEVRQLAEQGRFDYLLIESTGIAEPLPVATTFEFRDENGLSLSDIARLDTMVTVVDAANLLADYASADFLADRGETAGEGDNRTIIDLLVEQIEFADIVVLNKIGTASEEQRDAARKIITGLNADARIIETDFGKVALKDVLGTGRFDIDRAETHPLWYKELHGFKDHVPETEEYGIRSFVYRERRPFHPAKLQAFLDKSWPGVVRAKGFFWLATRPHYVGEISQAGAIVRTGKMGLWWAAVPREQWPQEAAFLRAINPYLDPIWGDRRQEIVFIGADPMDEAWIRRELDACLVESDAFTPERWRNLPDPFVSWTRQAA; encoded by the coding sequence ATGGACAAGAGACTTCCCGTTACCGTGCTCTCGGGCTTCCTGGGTGCAGGCAAGACGACGCTGCTCAATCATGTTCTTTCCAATCGCGAGGGCATGCGCGTCGCCGTCATCGTCAACGATATGAGCGAGGTGAATATCGATGCAGCACTTGTGCGCGATGGCGGCGCCAATCTCTCCCGCACTGAGGAACAGCTGGTGGAAATGACCAATGGCTGCATCTGCTGCACGCTGCGCGACGATCTTCTGAAGGAAGTCCGCCAGCTCGCCGAACAGGGCCGCTTCGATTACCTGCTGATCGAATCCACCGGCATTGCCGAGCCCCTGCCCGTCGCCACCACCTTCGAATTCCGTGACGAGAATGGGCTGAGCCTCTCCGACATCGCCCGCCTCGATACGATGGTCACCGTGGTCGATGCCGCCAACCTGCTCGCTGATTACGCCTCCGCCGACTTCCTCGCCGACCGCGGCGAAACCGCCGGCGAAGGCGACAACAGGACGATCATCGATCTTCTCGTCGAACAGATCGAATTTGCCGATATCGTCGTCCTCAACAAGATCGGCACGGCAAGCGAGGAACAGCGCGACGCCGCCCGGAAGATCATCACCGGCCTCAACGCCGATGCCCGCATCATCGAGACGGATTTCGGCAAGGTGGCATTGAAGGATGTGCTCGGCACCGGCCGCTTCGATATCGACAGGGCCGAGACCCATCCGCTCTGGTACAAGGAACTGCACGGTTTTAAGGACCATGTGCCGGAAACCGAGGAATACGGCATCCGCTCCTTCGTCTACCGCGAGAGGCGCCCCTTCCACCCCGCCAAACTGCAGGCCTTCCTCGACAAGAGTTGGCCGGGTGTCGTGCGCGCCAAGGGCTTCTTCTGGCTCGCCACCCGCCCGCATTATGTCGGGGAGATCAGCCAGGCGGGCGCCATCGTGCGCACCGGCAAGATGGGCCTCTGGTGGGCAGCAGTCCCACGCGAACAATGGCCACAGGAAGCAGCCTTCCTGCGAGCAATCAACCCCTATCTCGACCCCATCTGGGGCGACCGCCGCCAGGAAATCGTCTTCATCGGCGCCGACCCAATGGATGAGGCCTGGATCAGGCGGGAACTCGATGCCTGTCTGGTGGAAAGCGATGCCTTCACGCCGGAGCGCTGGCGCAACCTGCCCGATCCGTTCGTCAGCTGGACCCGGCAGGCAGCATGA